AAATGAGCCTATTTTATTTAGTTAAAAAAATGAGGCCCTCTATGAAAAAAAAACGCCGGCCATCTCGCTAACCGACGCGCATGCGTGCATGGGGCCGTCCCACTAACAACGACGCCGCAATCAGCGCTCGGGCGACGTCGTTAGCCGACGCGCATGCAAATTTTCCTTGTACGTCCAGCCCGTCTTGCCGCCGCCGCGATCTGCACGTGCTGCCGACGTACGCCGCCCGTCGCCCCACACTCCAAACGGCGCCCGCGCCGGCCTGCCCTGGCCTGACCTGTCGCCCTCTATACGCTGTCGGTGCCTCTCCACCGTCGCTCCACCGTCCAAACGCCGTCAGTGCGCCCGCGCCGGCCTGCGTACCCTGACCCGTCGCCCACTATACGCCGCCGGTGCCTCTCCCACCGTCGCCGTCGTGTAAGTTTTTTTTTGTCTGTTTTTTATACGACGAGGCTCATAGCAGTATGATGCTATGTGACAGAAAACTATTTGATGCAGTATGAATATCGACGATGTGATTCCATGTTCTGTTCAAAAGTGGGTTAGCCTAGTTGATAAACTGTCACCAAGTCAGAAATTCCGGTTTTATGAAACGGATATGCAGGGCATGTTTAGAATACCATCGATACAGATGCGTGATTTTTTGCTTCACTTTTTACTCCAAGGTTACAATCCAAGTAGCAAAAAATTCATGGTCAAAGAGAGTTCTAAAAGTACTGCTGGAAGTAAAGTCCTTATTTCACTAAGGCCTGATGATGTGTACTCCATATTTGGTTGGAAAAACAATGGAGTGGATGTTTTTGGGTTTCTTAGTACTGAAGGAGAAAAAGCAACCAAAAAATACCAGTTAGTTTTGTTAGCAAGAAAAATGGTAAGATCATGATTGATGATCTCATAGAAAAGATTGTGAAGAATAAGAGCACTGACGATGACTTTATTCGGATGACATTTCTAGTTCTCTTAGGAACTATAATTGCACCAGTGTCTCATGAATACGTTCCGAAGAAATACTATGCCTTAGTGCAAAATATTAAGTTGATAAGGAGTTCAACTGGAATGCATTCACTTCGCGATTATGTTTGTCGGAGATTGGTAAGCTTCTGCAGGACGGCCATGTTAGGCAGTGGCCCCAGGGGAACCTCGCCCTTTTGCAAGTACGTTGTATTTATTAATTTCAACACTTTTGTTATAAAATGTCACGGAAGAACATGTAATTTAATTAGTTTATGTATTTTGCAGTACCTATATTGGGAGAAGGTGCAACCAATCACCGGTCCAAAATATGATCCGTTGGCATTGTTGAGCCCGCTGATGAGGAACTGGACGGAAGATATGGCTGTGAGAAGAGACAAATACGACTATGAATATGGTCGTGGTGTTGGGATGATAATCCGAGTAATCATGTTTTTTTTACATTTATGAAATAAAATTAAGTGTGCATATGGTATGTATAATTCTCTTGTTGCATTTGTAGATCGATGACAACATTATAGAGGAGTACAGGCTAAAAAAAATTGCAGAAGAAGAAGCTCAAAAAACCAAGAAAGCTAGTAGCAAAAAATCTAACATTACTGGAATGAGGAAAGAGGGCAGTACCTCGGAGGCTTCGAGCCAGAAGCCTACTATGGACCGGATTTTGAGTGAGATGAATGAGCTTCGGAAGGAAATGCTTCGTTTGCCAGAGTTATGCGCACAGGTAACACTTGAGCACATCACTTTAATGTCCATCACTGAATTGAAGAACTAAGATGAAATGTTTTCTTGCAGAGGATGATTGAGAAACTGAACAAAACCGGCGTCTTCTACAAACCCAGTAACCTGGAAGAAGACGAAGAGAATCTGTACGGAGGCATTAATGAGTCTTCAAACGATGGTGGACTTCCGAAAAAAGAGTTTGTATATCAAAAAGATGATTCAGACCGGTTCCGCACACCTTCCAAAATGAATTTGCAAAAGGATGATGACGGCGTTGATGTAACTTCTCGTGGAAACACACCTTTTTACTGCACACCTGAGTACTGGGATAGTTTCAAGGGTGATATGGATGATCCTACCCAAGTACCAGAAGTATCAGATGAAAAAGCCGCCACATCTTTAGGGACGGACGAGATCGCATCGCATGCATCGCTTGGTTCTCAAGGAGTACAAGAGGAAGTGGAGGAGGTTACTGGCAGGCGCAAGCGCAGAGGATCACAACATGTCAAGTCTCCTTATGTGGTCCCTAAACCGAACAAGCGAGCAAAACGTTCTGCGAAAGGAAGTAAGTTTTTTGTGTTTCTAATTGTTCTTGCGTAATAATTATTTATATATTTGCGTTTATAAATATTTGAGTTGTGTGTTACAGAATTTTTCCAAAATGGTGGTGTTAACAAATCTAGTGATGAGTATGATGTGGTGAAAGCGTCCATCAAGTACGTGCGCGCGCATGAGTATTCACAAAAACATGCCAAAACAGAAATTTTCAATGATGGCATGGAAGAAGGTCTCACTGTGCGGAGAGCTTGTCAGATTATTAACCATGAGTGGCTAAGTGGCGACGTAAGTTAATTTCATATATTGTTTTACAATTGATTCAAAAATACCATTGTTAAATCTGACACATTATTTATAGGTAATTAATGCATACTCATCATATTTGGTCGACAAAGTTAATGATGATCGTTTCATGTTGACAACTTGGAGGATACATTGGTTGCTTCACATTAGACCCGGAAAGAAGACCGCCGGTAACGATTATGAAGCAGAGTCGCATAGTAATGGACCCGTGAATAGATGTGAGGACGAGTATTTCAAAAATCAAAGGTAAGTTTGATTGGTTACACGGTACATACATATGATAGTATGTGCTGATTGTGTTTTATGGTCCTTGTGATGCAGACTTATATTCCTCTAAACAAGGAAAACACTCACTGGGTTACTGTTGTCATGCATAGCGGGAAGAGAGAGTTCCAGGTTCTTGACTCGTTGATGACCGGAAAACTTGACAGTGTTACTAGAGAACTCGTTGAGGACCTGGTAGGTTTAACTTTCAAATGTGCATTTGGTAACATTCATTTTCTTTAGTACACTGAATGACATTCTTTCCACCATGTTAATTATATCTTTAGAGAAAACAACTAGCAGAAGATATCCAAGAAGCAAATGCAACCAAGAAGCAAATGCAACCGGAATTGTGAATTATCCAGATGTTTCCAATTGGCCTATTCAAACGTATGACATGCCAAAACAACATGATGGGTGAGTTCTTACTTTGACAGAATGTTGGTCCTGTATATACAGTAAATATTTAATCTTCGTAAATTGTATGCACTAGGAATTCGTGTGGAATATTTCTCCTTCGATGCTTTCAATATTGGGATGGTGACAAATGGACAGGCTTATTTTCACAGGTACGCAAGTAATGTTTGTACTACGATGTACAATGAACGTTGTGCTAACACCACTTTTTTTTCAGAGGTCAATTGATGATTCGAGAGAGGTAATGATAGCGCAACTTATCTTTTCGGAAAGAAACAAGCTTGATGAAGTGAAAAACAAAGTTATTCGGatatcaaagaagaagaaatagatgCGCCACGGAGGAGTTTTGCATGTGATTGGGTGGTACTGGAGGACTACATTTTTCAAACGCTTTGCGCACTTGCTTATAAATTTTATGTAATAGACATATTTATTGATTTTGCCACTATTTTGTTCCGAAAAGATTATACACTTAATTACATTTTTTATGTCCACATGATATTTTGTTTCATAAATATTATATAATCAGTCTTTTTTTTTGTTTACATGATTTTTTGTTTCCAAATAGTTATATGCGTACTTACCGTTTGTATGTGTACACGATATTTTGTTGAAGAAATATTTAATACTAACTATTTTTTTGACACTAATGTTACGATTACATATATGTAATACAATCTCGTTTATTTTTTGTACACTAAACTATGGTAGCGCATTATTAAAAAAACGCGGCGATTTTGTTTAGAAAAAAAAAATAGTTTACAAAAACAACAATAATGTTTACATTTACATATATGTAATCGTGTCGTCGTTAAGTTTTTGTACAGTAAACTATGGCAGCACACTGCGTGTTATTTTGTTAGCAAAAAGTTGGTTTACAGCACACTAGGTGTTAGTTTAGTTTAGAAAAgctaaaaaaaatattttaggtAAAAAAATTGCCCGCCCATCCACAACGTGTCTTAGTAAGCCCGTCGTTATCAAGCCCACCGGGCGACTACGACAGGCGTTTCAGAACACGCCGTGTAAACTAGGCCCAACAGGGCAGCATCGACGGGGTACATCGACGGGGTAGTAACCAGAGGAGTTCAATGTGCCGACGGGAGCTGAGTATATAAGCTGGTCGTCGTCCCATTCGgccggcgaggtgggactaaacttgcgtCGGCCGCGGGGCGACGTGGAGACAGCCAGACGcgacatgggccggcccaaaaaGGCCATGGACGGCGCGGACTTCTCGACGGCTCGACGcgccgtgggccggcccagttaaCCCCTGCTGAGACGACGCGCCAGGGAAACTAACGctagtttagtcccacctcgccggcCGAAGGCGACGACGACCAGTTTATATACCCAGCTCCCGTCGGCACATTGAACTCCTCTGGTCTACTACCCCGTCGATGTACCCCGTCGATGCTGCCCTGTTGGGCCTGCTTTCCACGGCGTGCTCTGAAACGTCTGTTGTAGTCGCCTGGTGGGCTTGATAATGATGGGCTTAGTAAGACACGCTGTGGAGACGGGCGGGCATTTTTTTCCctttattttctttttcaacAATAATTCGCAGAGTACTTCTCTTATTTTAATATATTTGACAGCCGACGGAACTGTAGTAAATACATGCAGAATTCATAATATAAACAATGAATAGTGAATATTTATATCAACAATAATGATGTCTCAACATAACAATTGTCACCACAGTAATTTTATTATAGTGGACAGAAAATAACAAGTCTCAAATAACAACGGTCTGTAGGCAATAATCTTGTTTCACACATATAAAATACTCAACACGAACATAAATTTAACAAATGTTTTTCATATAAATGGAATAGGTAAAACACTTGCATCGTCTTCACTTGAGTCTTCAAGCCCAGTTGTTGCATAgaataaataaaaaaaattgtgagAATCAATGTACGATAGATGAATCAACGAAACTAACATAAACAAAGTAAAAAGACATACAGTTACATATAAATGGATGCAGTAAAACAGATGCACCGTCCTCACTTCTGTCTTCAAGCCCAGTTGCTGCATAGAATAAACTATGAGAATCAATGTACCGTAAATGAAACAACAAAACTAACATAAACAAAGAATAGACATACTCTTCATTTTTGCTGCATGTGCTCCTGTTATGACCTGAGCCGCTGCATATGCTACATTTTCGTCCAGATTTCTCGTCAAATGCTTTAGGCCTCTTATTTTTTGTCACATCTGGGCCACCCTTACCGCGACCTCTACTGTTCTGCTTAGGTGCGCCCTTCGTCGAAACCTTTACTGGATCACGAACCAGAATATGATCTCGTTTAGGCTCAAATGGATTATTGTTCACGAACCATCGCTGACTATCATCTTCATTTCCCTGAATGTCCTTATTCGCTATAATATCATCCAGAGCTGCCGTCAACTTGTCGAATAAGAAAGGATTACTGCATGCGACATGACATGCTTCTGAAGATTTGATGGTCAACTCACTATATCTAGCTCTGTCCTCACCACTCGACCAACCCCACGCAAACAGATCGCTGGTGCGCTTCACGGGCAGTCCAGCTCGTGCTTTTTTTGAGAATCTTCGCAGGACACAACACTTGGGTATCACAGGTAAGTTCAGTGCATTCAAAACATGAAGAATATGCTTGCAAGGAAGCCCTTTGCGAGTCATACTTCGGCAACTACACTTTATAGTTTCTGCCGAGTTACCTGGCGTATAGTCCACATTAAATCTGTGATCCCTGTTATTCTTCCACGCAACCACAAATCTCTGACTATCGGTCCCTGTCAGTCTATCAATTACCTCAAGCTCCTGTACCTTCTTCATATCTTGTTGCAACATATAAAAGTTTGCCTGCGTGAATGCTTTCGCAGCATACGACTCAATGGCCTGACACTCAGTCACTGTTACTGGAAGAGTCTGTGAGGCCGTGTAGTCATCATAAGCTTCATTCTCACGGAGGCGAACAATACAATTCTCGTAGTGTACAATCATGTCAACGATCGTCATACCATAGTCAAGATGAAGGTGCAGGCTGGAGTTCAGACTCTCACTCCTCTGATTACTGCGCATACCAAGGAAAAACCCACCAGACAAATATGATGCAGCCCAAAGCGTCCTCTTCCTGTACATCCTATGGAGCCATGTTTTCATTCTCTCCGTCTGCCATTTGCGCACAAACGCGGCCCATCTCTCCTCAAAAACCTTATGTGTAGTGGCATAGTACAATAATGCCCTGAACTCCTTCAATGACTTGTGGTTGAGGTGTTTCTGCATATTCTTTTCAATATGCCATGAACATAGACGATGCCACAGATCAGAAAGCACCTTCCTGATAGCCCTTATCATCGCTGCATCTCCATCGGTAATTACAGATTTGGGCCTCTTCTGACAGTTAGCTTTCAAGAACGTGTTAAGCAACCAAACATATGTAGCCTCAGTCTCGTCTGAAACAATGGCGCATGCGAATACCGTAGTGCAACGGTGGTTGTTCAGACCCACAAAAGGGATGAACGGCATTCCATACATGTTCATCTTGTCTGTGCTGTCGAAGACGACAACATCACCATAGTCTAGATAATCCCGGCGTGACTGCGAATCACACCAGAACAGGTTTTGGAGCCTGCCTTCAGCGTCAACTGTGTGCTCAAAGAAGAAGTCTGGATCTCTGTCCTTTCTGGTCAACATGATTCCTATGGCAGTATCAGCATCACCTTGTGCAAGCAATTTCATCTTCTCCCTATAGCACATGTTATACAGCTTTGTCCTCTGAAACGGTGACTTTGCATAGGACCCATACCTGCTAACGACGTTGTCAAAAATGATATGTTTTCTTATCCCAGCTCCAGCCATAGCTAAGATCTCAGCTCTCTCAAATGCTTTGATCTGATTATGAGATCGGAGGAAAGGGACTTCGTCCGGTCGTGCAAGAGTGTGGCTGTGATCATCGAAGAAACTGCTGACATACCAAAGATTAAGCTTTTTATCAAGCTTAACTTTCAAATGGGCTTCGTAGAAGAATCGACTCTCCGGTCTAAGCCTGCGGGTCCGACCTTCCATGGTACAGAACTTGGCCTGTCGTTTTCCTGCGGCGGAACAGAGATACCTCCTCAAGCGCACAGTCCTTGCACGATCCTTTGAACGTTTTAGCGAGTCCTTCCTGATGCTGAACCCACGTTCTCTCGCGTGCTTGTTGTAGAACATGTACACCTCGTCTAATGACCTGAATGTCTTTACCATCACTGACCAATGCCTATCAAGTGACTCTTGCTGATATTCATCATAGCACATGTCAAGGTCAAACTGATCATCATCGCTGTGCTCATCGTTCCCGCTAGGACCATCAACACCTCCCTGCAAAATATGACATATAACCTTGCATGTCAATCTGTTCTTGTATTGTTACTAACCATAAATAATGTAAAGAACTTACTTGGCAACTGCTCCCACTACGAGATGCATCGACCTCGCTCTCGGCATTGTCATCATCTATATTATTACGCTCATTGTCACCATTAGCATTTATCTGTGCACATGTAAAGTAAAATAAGTGGCCATACAATTTTAATGTCAATCATTGCCCTACAATTTTTTCAACATACCTGGCTCATACTATCTGCATAAAATTGTTCATCTATATCATATTCCTCATCGTCATCATTGCCATGTAGTTGTACAAATTTAAAAGGACATGTAAGTGTCAAATAACTAGTTTGTATTCAATATGTTTTGGTCAACATTGAAGGCACTTACATTACCACTGTACGATTCATCCTGACTCATATAGTTGTCTCCGGAAGGTTGGTTCGCATTCAATGACGAGGATCCATTATCGCTACCGGAATCATCACTGGCGTATCCGGTTACTTGCTCCATCTATGCACATACAAATAAGGTGTGAGATCAATGCCAACATTCCACAACATCATCGCGAATACAGTAAATTCGTCAATAGTGACATGACTATGTGGCATGCATACAAATTTGAACATACAAAATCATTATGAGGTCATTAAGAGGTCACTACTCTCCTCTCTAATTTAGCTAAGTAGGGAATCATTTTGCATAAAAAATGCAATGGAcaaatcaaaaagaaaaaaagagccAGAGAACCTACTGTGCGCCGTCGAGGGGTCCTCGCCTGGGGTCGACGCCGATGCACTGCTGCCACCCACGTCGTGGAGGGCGCGTACCAGGACAGAACGTTGACGCGGGAGCGCTGGGCGTTTCACCGGCGACACGGCGTGTGCGTGAATACGGACGCCGTCGGTGCTCGCGACTAGACGGGCACGTCGGGGTCGACGTCGTGACAGCGGTGGACCACGGCGGCGTTGATGCCGCTAGGGTTTCCTAGGCGGGGATGGGGTGTCGGTTTCACGCGACACCGATGACACGGCGCGTGGGTGAGTACGGACGGCGCCCGACGTCGTGACGGCGGTGGACCACGGCGCCGTTGATGCCGCTAGGGTTTCGTACGCGGGGATGGGGTGTCGGGGTGGGGCGTCGTTTTTTTCCTTTCCCGATCGCACTACCGAACTGCACGGTATGTGTACGACGCGGGCGTACGGGCCGGGACGTACACGGGCGGCCGGCCCTACGACGGACGGCGGATACACAAATACATAATTTAGTATGGACAATACTATCCCATCAGCATCTATCTCACTGTCTGGTCTTATCTATCAATACAGAGAAGTCTGGTCTTATCTATCAATACAGCCGGGACTTCTCTGTATTGATAGATAAGACCAGACAGTGAGATAGATGCTGATGGGTGCGGGTGTTGTTGGACCATGGGGTCAGCAGATCATATCCGGTTCAGCACAACCTTGAAGAAAGAATGCGGTGCCAACGTCGGCCATCACGCACGACCGCTTAGCACACCATTTTGGCCCGAGATTAGCTTGGTTGTGGAGTAAGGTCATGGTTCTCATCTTCATTGCTTTAGTATATTACGTATTAATCATGTGTGTTCGTTAATTGCACATGCATAGTACATCGACATTCATGTACTGTTCTTGCAACATTCGTTACTAGCAGATTTGCTGCCAATTTGCTATTGCACCCTTGCAAGAAAGGCATTTCTTATACGAGACTTCCCTTTGGAAAGCGAGCAGGGAGGCTACTCCCCAACGAGGGATGAACTCCTGGTGCCctcgaaaaataataataacTCCATATAGTTATTTCCAATGTTTTTTGTGCACGTGAAGCTTGTAGTGCAAGCTACATTTCGTTCTTacactacccacagtgggagtaacatagatggtaacattacatatatctaggcaaaatagatgatgtggcaagtaaTTACTGAAGAAAAAGAGacatgtggtaacatagctaatTATTCATAGTacgagtaacatcacacataccaAGATAAAATGAGCCTACAatctaataaatgaagtgttgcatgacaCCAGACATATGTTACTCCACattatagaggtagtaacatagactagtaaaaTGAGTCTAAGTTACTCCTCATTGTGTTTAGTCCTGAGCTTACGTTCTCCTTGAGCCAATCCAGTACATCGTCGACATCTTCACCTTGAGCCAATTAATCCGCATGCATGGTCGGCATCCACACATCCCATTCTCGCCAGCAGGAGGATATGCGCCCACTGGCATTGGCAACATCAAGCTAATCCTGCTTGATCATCGAACAACCAGTGCTACGAGAGCCGGATACATGTCGGCATGCCTTTTCATCTTGTTTGCTTTAATAGTCTTGTATGATTGCCACACCTTTTGCCATTTGTAATTACAAAGTTTACTGTAGTGTACTTTTTCGTATTAGGGCGCTCTTAATGCATTGCATCTTAAGCTATATCGTATGCATTAAATATGAACTTAGGATTGTAGTatcttattttattttttggCGATGATTGTATCTTATTGTTTTACATCCAAAAGATCTATGAGTTAATTTGTTTTAGGAGAGAGAAAGTACTGTCTTGGTTTGGGTGCTAAAAGCTATATATCTAAATTCAGATATGGTAAGTATTTCTTTCCTAGTTAAATAAAATGTCATACTAGATTTATGATTGTAGTATCTTATTATATTTTTTGGCGATGATTGTATCTTATTTTTTTACATCACAAAGATTTATGATTAATTTGTTTTAGGAGAGAGAAAGTACTGTCTTGGTTAACAAAATAGGCCTTCGCCCCGTTTTATAGAGAAAGCAACGGCCCAAATTCAGATATGGTAAGTCTCTCTTTCCTAGTTAAATAGAGTGCCATACTAGATTTTTTTTTCACATTGTCATGATTAAGATATAGTACAACGTGGAGCGCCGGGAGCCAATCTGGACTGCTACCATTGCGCCTGCCATATCGGCGTTCGGTCCTTCCTCAGCAACGACAACATAAAGCGAACGGGGAGGATGGTGGAGGCGCGGGAGTAGGGGCGACAACCGAGCAGATACGAATTGGGGTATTTTTTTTCAGAATCGGAGTTTGACATGGATAATACATAATATTTATCAGAACACATTAGCAGCACCCGTAGCTCAGCAAAAGTATCATGTGGGAATTTTGAAGGATTTGAATTATACATTATTGAGGAACCCTTTGCAAACCTTCCCTTGAAGTTCCTGCATTAGTTCCAGAAATCAATAAGGAAGAGAATTGCTGCTATGATCATCAAGGCCAAAATGCATTGAGCATTGCAGTATCTCTACGTGAGTTGCGTTAGTAATTGCTGGCGTCAACTCGTTGCATAATCCAGTGCATCATCCAAAAAAGACGCCATGAAAAGAAGGAAACGAAAAGAAAACAATGCCACACTTAGTATTGCAGCACTATTTGACGGCTGCTGGTACGGTAGCTGAATATGCACTCTCTGTCAGAGAAGTTAACTGTCGGTGTCATTACGTACTAGCTTACGTTAAGTCGATTGATCAACGTCTAATAATCCCTTGGGTACTTGCAGCTAGGGATGGCTTTGTCGCTCGCGGTCGGCCGTACTGCATCGTCTACCGCTCGACGGCGACATTGCTGATAGAACCTAGCCAGGAGTACTGAGTACACATGTAGAGATACTGTACAGTGCAGTTACTACTTACTTAGTAGAAGTCACTAGGACTAGTTAGTACTTGCACCGTTGCACGCACACTGTCGCCATCGACGACCCATGTGTAACAATGTAAATAGCCTTGGTTTTGCCTCACAAATCTGAAAGTTTAGTGCCGTACGTTCATCACACAAGCATGGGAAGCAATGGAGAAACTGCTGCATGAGCCTTGGATCGACCGTAATTAGCAAGTGAGATAGCACGCAAGAAAGATTTCAGTTGATACTTGAACGTACTTTCCTCTGCAGGTACAACAAAATCATCATATCATATCATAACATACATGAGATCTCGCAAGATACTTGGCACTCAAGCTCTCGCGCCACCTAAGTTTCATCTCCCTATAGCTATATATAGTACTATAGAGCAGCTTGTCAAAACCTAGGCTGGCTATCTCAAGAAACCGACATGTAGACAGGATGTACCATAGAGAACGTACATACGTAATTACAGCTATCAACTGTGAAACGATGCACACAATGTAGGGATGGAGAGGCTCTCGTGTGATTCGTCTGAGGGTTGGTTAGTTTACTTGTGGACGGTGGTATCTTCCCAGATTCCTAGGATTATTGTAGTATCAGCCGACGATTCTTCTCGGAACGTTCTTGGGTTCAAGGTTCGAAGAAATGCTCCATGGGATATAAAATTTATATTTCTATAAAGAAATAGATTGATTCTCTTATAAAAGATAAGATGCATTATTTAATGAAGAATATGATGCACATACAATAGGAATCAACTGTTATAATTCTTCAAACCATATGAGGTCAGCCCAATTGGTGCAGATTAGGTCTACCGTGGTTTTTTTTACAGGTATGAATGAATGTTGAGATAGAGATGCTGGACCTAGAGGCGACGAGTTTTATCGCGGGTTTATGTTGTTCATGTTTGTTTTGCTATTTTCAATCTGATGTGCATTATCAATGTCATCAACTATTAAAATTAAGTCGTTCCTCAAAATAATTTCACAATTCTGAAATTTCGATCCAAACTCTCGTATTATCCAAAATTTGAATACAACGACTATGGCTTGAATGATCAAGGGTTTATCATGCAGTGATACCCTAGTGTGTACAATATTACTTACGGGAGTGTCAGGCTTTGTCGAGCAACATTTTAAGTCATTGTTGTGAAGTATAGAACCATGTGGTAATTAACAATAACTGAAAAGATTCTCAACAATGCGGAACAATAAAGAAGAGAACGCCCAATAGCACCCCGTTTCCCTCCTCAGGGGCGACTCGGGGTGGTGACACAAACCCTAGTGCCACAACCCCTTACTTGGGCAACTGCAAATAGTTGTCACTATTGGCCGTTCTCCCGAAAGGGGCACGTGCGGTCATGTGGTGTTGTGTCGTGGAGGAAGATGTTGGATAATGCAGGCACCACGC
This genomic window from Aegilops tauschii subsp. strangulata cultivar AL8/78 chromosome 4, Aet v6.0, whole genome shotgun sequence contains:
- the LOC141021630 gene encoding uncharacterized protein; protein product: MVKESSKSTAGSKVLISLRPDDVYSIFGWKNNGVDVFGFLSTEGEKATKKYQLVLLARKMIGKLLQDGHVRQWPQGNLALLQYLYWEKVQPITGPKYDPLALLSPLMRNWTEDMAVRRDKYDYEYGRGVGMIIRIDDNIIEEYRLKKIAEEEAQKTKKASSKKSNITGMRKEGSTSEASSQKPTMDRILSEMNELRKEMLRLPELCAQRMIEKLNKTGVFYKPSNLEEDEENLYGGINESSNDGGLPKKEFVYQKDDSDRFRTPSKMNLQKDDDGVDVTSRGNTPFYCTPEYWDSFKGDMDDPTQVPEVSDEKAATSLGTDEIASHASLGSQGVQEEVEEVTGRRKRRGSQHVKSPYVVPKPNKRAKRSAKGKFFQNGGVNKSSDEYDVVKASIKYVRAHEYSQKHAKTEIFNDGMEEGLTVRRACQIINHEWLSGDTYIPLNKENTHWVTVVMHSGKREFQVLDSLMTGKLDSVTRELVEDLRKQLAEDIQEANATKKQMQPEL
- the LOC123493611 gene encoding protein FAR1-RELATED SEQUENCE 5-like, whose translation is MGWSGRECGAVRCAYDGSTGEAGAVEMEQVTGYASDDSGSDNGSSSLNANQPSGDNYMSQDESYSGNINANGDNERNNIDDDNAESEVDASRSGSSCQGGVDGPSGNDEHSDDDQFDLDMCYDEYQQESLDRHWSVMVKTFRSLDEVYMFYNKHARERGFSIRKDSLKRSKDRARTVRLRRYLCSAAGKRQAKFCTMEGRTRRLRPESRFFYEAHLKVKLDKKLNLWYVSSFFDDHSHTLARPDEVPFLRSHNQIKAFERAEILAMAGAGIRKHIIFDNVVSRYGSYAKSPFQRTKLYNMCYREKMKLLAQGDADTAIGIMLTRKDRDPDFFFEHTVDAEGRLQNLFWCDSQSRRDYLDYGDVVVFDSTDKMNMYGMPFIPFVGLNNHRCTTVFACAIVSDETEATYVWLLNTFLKANCQKRPKSVITDGDAAMIRAIRKVLSDLWHRLCSWHIEKNMQKHLNHKSLKEFRALLYYATTHKVFEERWAAFVRKWQTERMKTWLHRMYRKRTLWAASYLSGGFFLGMRSNQRSESLNSSLHLHLDYGMTIVDMIVHYENCIVRLRENEAYDDYTASQTLPVTVTECQAIESYAAKAFTQANFYMLQQDMKKVQELEVIDRLTGTDSQRFVVAWKNNRDHRFNVDYTPDSQKKHELDCP